One region of Solea senegalensis isolate Sse05_10M unplaced genomic scaffold, IFAPA_SoseM_1 scf7180000015355, whole genome shotgun sequence genomic DNA includes:
- the srp14 gene encoding signal recognition particle 14 kDa protein has protein sequence MVLLENDSFLTELTRLFQKCRTSGSVVITLKKYDGRTKPVPRKGHSESFEPADNKCLIRASEGKKKISTVISSKEVIKFQMAYSNLLRAHMDGLKKKDKKSKSKKTKATQ, from the exons TTCCTCACAGAACTCACGCGGCTCTTTCAGAAGTGCAGAACATCTGGCAGTGTTGTCATCACACTAAAGAAGT ATGATGGAAGGACCAAGCCAGTACCCAGAAAGGGCCACTCGGAGTCATTTGAACCAGCAGACAACAAATGTCTGATCAGAGCGTCTGAAGGCAAGAAGAAAATTAGCACAGTG ATCAGCTCCAAAGAAGTAATCAAGTTTCAAATG GCGTACTCCAACCTCCTTAGAGCTCACATGGACGGACTtaagaagaaagacaagaaaagtaaaagcaaaaaaactaaAGCCACCCAATGA